A region of the Stieleria neptunia genome:
GAGCATCCCGAGCGGGTCCAGCGGATCAGCGCCTGCGCGGGGCTGAGCCTGGGCGAATACACCGCGGTTTGCTTTGCCGGTGGGCTGGAGTTTGCCGACGGGCTGAAATTGGTCCAACGCCGCGGCCAGGCGATGCAGTCGGCTTCCGACGCCGTCCGAAGCGGGATGGCCAGCGTCATCGGGATGGAACTGGAAAAACTGCAAGCGCTGTGCGACGAGGTGCGTCAAGACGATGAGGTCCTGCGGCCGGCGAATTTGCTGTGCCCGGGCAACATCGCCGTCTCCGGTCACCTGACGGCCATCGAGCGGTTGCAACCCGCTGCGGTCGAGGCCGGGGCGATGAAGGTCGTGCCGCTCTCGGTTGCCGGCGCGTTTCACACCTCGCTGATGGCGCCGGCCGTCGAGTCGCTGCAACAAGCCTTGGCAGAGATCCCGCTCTGCGACACCCGCATCCCCGTGTACAGCAACGTCGACGCGGCGCCGCATCAATCGGCCGATGAGATCCGCGATC
Encoded here:
- the fabD gene encoding ACP S-malonyltransferase, yielding MDVNSAGILFPGQGAQGVGMGRWLCETYTIANETFAEAGEVLGYDLADLCQNGPLEKLDATEFCQPALFTVGVAAARVLAAEHPERVQRISACAGLSLGEYTAVCFAGGLEFADGLKLVQRRGQAMQSASDAVRSGMASVIGMELEKLQALCDEVRQDDEVLRPANLLCPGNIAVSGHLTAIERLQPAAVEAGAMKVVPLSVAGAFHTSLMAPAVESLQQALAEIPLCDTRIPVYSNVDAAPHQSADEIRDLLSRQVTQPVMWEASIRRMIADGVEGFLEAGTGRVLRGTLKRIQRKIPTDGFGDQ